One window of the Trifolium pratense cultivar HEN17-A07 linkage group LG2, ARS_RC_1.1, whole genome shotgun sequence genome contains the following:
- the LOC123910126 gene encoding protein FD-like, whose protein sequence is MEEVWKDINLSSLNDQNTRPMLNTRSTFGGGVILQDFLTRPLNIDPPKSLDYSSNNSSSSVASDQNNTNNGSFYCSATPPPLVTALSLNSHPDFHFDPLIRQNKNNNSQLLLQQQQNVAACFVNPSSYEQNVGVGSNSFTCFGKRFGEPEISPGERRNNRMIKNRESAARSRARKQAYTTELEQKVQLLQEENARLKRQQKELFEAEIGVQQKKNSISRTSSF, encoded by the exons ATGGAAGAAGTTTGGAAAGACATTAACTTATCTTCATTGAATGACCAAAACACAAGACCTATGTTGAATACTCGTTCTACTTTTGGTGGTGGTGTTATTCTTCAAGATTTTCTTACTAGACCCCTTAACATTGACCCACCAAAAAGCTTAGATTATTCTTCTAATAATTCATCTTCTTCTGTTGCTTCagatcaaaataatactaataatggTTCTTTTTATTGTTCTGCCACACCACCACCACTTGTCACTGCTCTTAGTTTGAATTCTCATCCTGATTTTCACTTTGACCCTCTTATCAGACAAAACAAGAACAATAATTCTCAGTTACTACTTCAACAGCAACAGAATGTTGCTGCTTGTTTTGTGAATCCTTCATCTTATGAACAGAATGTGGGTGTTGGTTCTAATTCTTTCACTTGTTTTGGGAAGAGGTTTGGTGAACCTGAGATTAGTCCTGGTGAAAGAAGAAATAACAGGATGATCAAGAATAGGGAATCTGCTGCACGTTCACGAGCTAGAAAACAG GCTTACACAACTGAACTAGAACAGAAAGTTCAACTATTACAGGAAGAAAATGCAAGACTTAAAAGACAGCAAAAAGAG TTATTTGAAGCAGAAATTGGTGTTCAACAAAAGAAGAATAGCATATCTCGAACATCATCATTTTAA
- the LOC123907865 gene encoding la-related protein 1C-like, with protein sequence MAMIGNHSSDNIQSRRVPVSSPWNQVVRGESESVVTVSSSVEIFPSETLPVDDSSSVSESFDNGGDRNDGTGPNGKRPVWNKPSANGVASEVRPVMDAQSWPALSESARGAVKSESSKGLLDGSSVPQSQGMESTPSSSSQKQVGGDNVHVNVNNVAPTRQKPIKHNSSNVSSSGGHTQQSAPQVSIAATGSHNSSSKDHTQRSGFVSNDHSHQRNSFRNRNGGPHQRGDGSNHHNYGNRRDQDWNNRRNFNGRDMHVPPRVSPRIIRPSMPPNSPQFIHPPPLRPYGGHMGFHELAPPVVFVAAPPPPPPLDPLRGVPFVPPMPHHALYYAGPDPQLHSKIVSQIDYYFSNENLVKDIFLRQNMDDQGWVPIKLIAGFKKVKDLTENIQLIIDVIQTSSAVEVQGDRIRRQNDWEKWILPPPVQFTNVQTHRVLNHDVLAEQVHNIALEKTIYDGAGGPVVVPNNAEHKPAFGDLNTPLHLSTSESTGQVGLHGSDHSISMRN encoded by the exons CGGTAACCATTCCTCTGATAACATCCAATCGCGTCGCGTTCCTGTCTCTTCGCCGTGGAATCAAGTAGTTCGCGGCGAATCGGAGTCCGTTGTTACTGTTTCTTCATCGGTGGAGATTTTTCCGTCTGAAACTTTACCGGTTGATGATTCTAGCTCGGTTTCTGAGAGTTTTGATAACGGTGGTGACCGCAATGACGGTACTGGACCTAATGGTAAGAGACCTGTTTGGAATAAGCCTTCTGCTAATGGCGTAGCTTCGGAGGTTCGACCGGTTATGGATGCACAGTCTTGGCCAGCGTTGTCTGAGTCTGCTAGAGGTGCTGTGAAATCGGAGTCATCTAAGGGTTTGTTAGATGGATCTTCGGTTCCTCAATCGCAG GGTATGGAAAGCACACCTTCTTCCTCTTCACAAAAACAAGTCGGAGGAGATAATGTACATGTAAATGTAAACAATGTGGCACCAACTCGCCAGAAACCAATCAAACACAACAGTTCAAATGTATCTTCTAGTGGGGGCCACACTCAACAGTCTGCACCCCAAGTTTCAATAGCTGCAACGGGATCTCACAACTCTTCTTCCAAAGACCATACACAGAGAAGTGGGTTTGTGTCAAATGATCATTCACATCAGCGTAATTCATTTAGAAATCGTAATGGTGGTCCACATCAGCGTGGTGATGGTTCTAACCATCATAACTATGGGAACAGGCGTGATCAAGACTGGAACAATCGTCGAAATTTCAATGGCAGAGATATGCATGTGCCGCCAAGAGTTTCTCCAAGAATTATAAGGCCATCTATGCCTCCTAATTCTCCACAATTTATTCATCCACCACCATTGCGGCCTTATGGTGGCCACATGGGATTCCATG AACTTGCACCTCCAGTGGTATTTGTCGCAGCTCCACCTCCACCTCCACCCCTGGATCCACTAAGGGGTGTTCCCTTTGTGCCACCGATGCCACACCATGCCCTTTATTATGCAGGGCCAGACCCCCAGTTGCACAGTAAGATAGTCAGCCAGATTGATTACTATTTTAG TAATGAAAATTTAGTTAAAGATATATTCTTGCGGCAGAACATGGATGACCAGGGCTGGGTTCCAATAAAACTAATTGCAGGCTTCAAAAAA GTCAAGGATTTGACTGAAAATATCCAGCTTATAATAGATGTAATTCAAACTTCATCTGCTGTTGAAGTGCAG ggAGACAGAATAAGGAGGCAAAATGATTGGGAGAAATGGATCTTGCCTCCCCCTGTTCAGTTTACCAACGTTCAAACACATCGAGTATTGAATCATGATGTACTGGCAGAACAAGTGCACAATATTGCTCTGGAGAAAACTATCTATGATGGTGCAGGAGGACCAGTTGTTGTACCAAATAATGCAGAACATAAACCTGCATTTGGGGATTTGAATACTCCATTACATCTCTCCACTAGCGAAAGTACTGGTCAAGTTGGTCTTCATGGCTCAGATCACTCTATTTCAATGAGAAATTAG